The sequence CCTGCGCGATGCCGATGGGGGTGCCCACGCTCGCGGAGAGCAGGAACGGGAAGACCGCATAGGAGTACTCGACGACTCCTGCGTTGGCCGCGGAGGCGTGGTCGCCTCGCAGCAGTCCGGGGAGAGGCAGGGCCCGGTCGTGCGGGACGAAAACGTCCCGGGCGACCGAGGTGCTGCTGCCCGTGCCCTGCATGGCACTCATGTGCCAGTCGTCGATGATCTCCATCTGGGTGGTGGGAACGACGGCGAGATACGGCTCGTTGGCGCCGTCCTCGTGGGCCAGGACGGCTGCCAGAACGTTCCACGTGGCGTGCAGGACGCCCGTGTTCCAGGGCCACCTTCCGGTCAGCAGGTAGCCGCCTTCGGTGGGTACGAGTGTTCCGCCCGGCGCTGACACTCCCGCGACGCGGGCTCCTGGGCCGCTGAACACCAGTTCCTGGACCGGGTCGGGGAACAATGCCGCCCAGTAGCCGCACACGGCGTACAACGCCATCACCCACGATGTCGATCCGCACGCACGGGCGATGGTGCGCACCACTTCGAACTCTGTCGCCGCGTTCACCTGAAGACCGCCGAAACGCCTGGGCACCGTGAGCCGGGTGATGCCAAGGGTTTCGAGAGCCTCGATGCCGGCCTCAGGCAGCCGCCGCAGCCGTTCGGCGTCGGCGGCGTTCTCACGCAGCATCGGGAGCAACTCCTCGACGGACCGGACCAAAGCGTGGTCGACACGGTCCGACAGCGTGCGGAACTCCGGCACGGTGGTGCTCACGTCTCCTCCAGAGGGGTTCGGCTCAGGAAACGCGGCACCTCCGCGTTGCCGAGCCTGCTGTGTCACCGGGTGCTGTCCGGCACCGCGGGCACTCGGCGGACCGTCATCCTGATCCGGTCGACTGCTCACCCGACAGGTCAATGACTGCTCGATCGGTGTCAGGACCGCCGTGGCCCGGGACCGGCTGCCGCCCGTTGCCCCGCGCCCGCCGCGTCGTCGCGGACCCGGACGTGCTCCAGGAGTTCGACGGGTGCGGCGATCAGGTTGGGGTCGGTGTGGGTGTAGTAGGAAGCGTCCGCGACGTACACCGTGTCGCCGCGGCGTGCGAGGGACGTGGGGTTCTGCAGCCCGTCGGCGGCGGTGAGCACCGCGGTGTGAGAGCCGTCGGGACGGATGAGTTCGACCCGGTTGCCGGCGTTGTCGGCGGCCAGCACGTCGTCGCCGTGGCCGGTGAAGGTGAAGTCGTCGACTGCTCCGAGTCCGGCGGCGACGGTGTGCACGGTGCCGGGGGTGCCATGGCGGCCGATGGGGACACGCAGCAGTGTGCCCTTGTCCATGGTGGTGACCCAGACGGCGTTGTCGCGGATCTTGAGTCCGTTGGCGCCGAATCCGCTCGGTGTGCGTGCGGCGAGCTCGGGCGCCTTCTTCCAGACCGCCGCGGCTGTGCCGTCCGGCGTCATGCGCCAGATGGCGCCCAGCGAGGAATCGGTGGCGTACAGGTAACCGCCATGCAGGGCAAGGCCGTTGGGGACGCTGTTCGCCGGCAGGGGGACCACCCGGCTGGGGACGTCGCCCGGGCGGAGCCTCCACAGGCCGGTGAGGTCAGCGGTGCCGGCGGAATAAAGGACGTAGAGGGTGCCGTCGGGGAGCCGGACGATGCCGCCGATGAAAGCACGGCCGGTCAGGGGTGCGTCGGTTCCGGTCGGAGGGGCCGGGAGCGTGCCCAGGACGTGCGTTCCGCGGTCCGCGGTGAGGCGGACGATCTGGTGCGCGAAGGACATGGTCACATCGAGGGAACCGTTCGGTTCGGTCGTCAGGTTCTCCGGCTGCTGGCCGGCCGCCAGGTCGAGGTGCCTGATGATGTGCGGGCTGCCGAGGCCGGGTGTCCCGGCGGACGCGGGCAGGGCGGCGCCGGCGAACGCGACGACCGTGGCCGTGGCGGTGATCCGTATTCTGCTGCTGATGCGCATTTCTGTTCTCCTGAGAACCGTCCTGGACGGACGGACGGACGGGTGCGGGACTGCGGGCTGTTGTGGCTGATGCTGTGGCCCGGCGCCGCACTGGTTCTTGCCGTGCGCGGCGATGGACAGCGGCTCCCACGCGCGCCACGTCGCCGAGGAAGAAGCGCAGCGGCGGGCGGGCCGCGTCTACGATCTGCGGTACGGCGTCCCGTGTCGCGACCGGATCGCCCTGCACGGCATTGCGCTCCCGCCGGGCTTCCTGGGCCTGCTCGCGGTGAACTGGGCGACCTCTTGAGCGAGTGACTGGCTGAACGTTTCCAGCGCCCACTTCGACGCGGCGTACATACCGACGTTCGGGAAGGCGCCGACGCCGCTGATCGAGCTGACCTGAACGATGTGCCCGGCGCGCTGTGCGCGCAGGAGGGGCAGCGCCGCCTGGGTCACCCACAGCGCACCGAACAGGTTGGTGTCCAACTGCGCGCGGGCCTCGGACTCGCTGATTTGGCGCCGATCGGATCGAGCAAGGGCTGCGAGCAGTAGAGGTTGGCCACGGTCAGCCCGCCACGCCACGGCCGGCGCGAGGGCCACCGTACGGCTCACCGCCTGTGGCACGGCCGATCCGGGCACACCCGCTGTCCTGTCCATGTTCTTCCTTCTCCGCCTCTCTGCGTCGCTACGAAGCCGGCGCCTCGTACGGAAACAGACGCTACGAACGCCGTGCCGGGCGGAGAAGGGTGTGCCGCACCCCCTCCCAGGCAGGGTGCGGTACACCCAGGCTCGGCGAGCGGACGACCTGGTTCGGGCCCACGACCCGCGTGAAGCGGGCAGCGTGCTGGGCGGC is a genomic window of Streptomyces griseochromogenes containing:
- a CDS encoding acyl-CoA dehydrogenase family protein → MSTTVPEFRTLSDRVDHALVRSVEELLPMLRENAADAERLRRLPEAGIEALETLGITRLTVPRRFGGLQVNAATEFEVVRTIARACGSTSWVMALYAVCGYWAALFPDPVQELVFSGPGARVAGVSAPGGTLVPTEGGYLLTGRWPWNTGVLHATWNVLAAVLAHEDGANEPYLAVVPTTQMEIIDDWHMSAMQGTGSSTSVARDVFVPHDRALPLPGLLRGDHASAANAGVVEYSYAVFPFLLSASVGTPIGIAQGALESFVERAPERATSFENPARQATSPVTQFQLGEISMSIEAALAISRDTIAALERHAVQGTPMSTEERIRVRAAVAYATRLSADATTRGPAPGPTAASTTATTARVTATTTTAAVTPVAATPAVRSSGPRKRPRPAARR
- a CDS encoding SMP-30/gluconolactonase/LRE family protein — translated: MRISSRIRITATATVVAFAGAALPASAGTPGLGSPHIIRHLDLAAGQQPENLTTEPNGSLDVTMSFAHQIVRLTADRGTHVLGTLPAPPTGTDAPLTGRAFIGGIVRLPDGTLYVLYSAGTADLTGLWRLRPGDVPSRVVPLPANSVPNGLALHGGYLYATDSSLGAIWRMTPDGTAAAVWKKAPELAARTPSGFGANGLKIRDNAVWVTTMDKGTLLRVPIGRHGTPGTVHTVAAGLGAVDDFTFTGHGDDVLAADNAGNRVELIRPDGSHTAVLTAADGLQNPTSLARRGDTVYVADASYYTHTDPNLIAAPVELLEHVRVRDDAAGAGQRAAAGPGPRRS